One window from the genome of Cryptomeria japonica chromosome 6, Sugi_1.0, whole genome shotgun sequence encodes:
- the LOC131052864 gene encoding cytochrome P450 71AU50-like, producing MESLTCFLNEALTIAFVIFFCLYFFLYKLKSKGIKLKSPPGPRPWPLLGNLHLLGNHPHQSLSALAKIYGSIMFLRLGSVPTVVVSSPAMAKEFLKAHDLVFASRPNCAVGKYICYNHRDVAFVPYGAYWRQMRKLCTVELLTVKRIESFRFVREEEVSAMIRCIWQESGHGAQCVDVRKRLSSLTQNITCRMFASRTYSDNELSGGHGFKEMAEEMTTVSGAFFIGDFIPSLDWLDLQGFRRRMLAVHKIFDRFAEKVIDEHVHRRLEKGEHNEEDRVKDIVDVMLDMAETEGQTISRVDIKAMILDMLIAGMETSVTLVEWAVSELLRNPATLARVQQEMECAVGRNRRIEESDVKKLDYLRCVVKETFRLHPPLPLLIPHESMEGCSIEGYFIPPKTRVYVNVWAIGRDENVWKDAHQFKPERFIGSNKDVRGQDFDLLPFGGGRRGCPGITMGLSVSELALAQLLHCFDWTVEGEVDMTEGFGITVPIKNSLFACPKWRLATEYPV from the exons ATGGAATCGCTGACTTGCTTCCTGAATGAGGCCCTCACCATAGCATTTGTGATCTTCTTTTGCCTCTACTTCTTTTTGTATAAACTGAAGTCCAAAGGCATCAAATTGAAATCGCCCCCCGGCCCACGTCCATGGCCACTCTTAGGAAATCTCCATCTCCTGGGAAACCATCCTCATCAGTCTCTCTCGGCGCTGGCAAAGATTTACGGGTCTATTATGTTTCTCCGCTTGGGCTCCGTCCCCACTGTCGTGGTGTCTTCCCCTGCCATGGCCAAAGAGTTCCTCAAAGCCCACGATTTGGTCTTTGCATCCAGACCAAACTGTGCAGTGGGGAAGTATATATGCTATAATCATAGGGACGTGGCGTTTGTCCCCTATGGAGCGTACTGGAGGCAGATGAGAAAGCTGTGCACAGTTGAGCTGCTCACAGTAAAGAGAATCGAGTCTTTCAGATTTGTGAGAGAGGAAGAAGTGTCTGCCATGATCCGCTGCATCTGGCAGGAAAGCGGGCACGGAGCGCAGTGTGTGGATGTGAGGAAGAGACTCTCCTCCCTCACACAAAATATTACCTGCAGAATGTTTGCCAGCAGAACGTACTCCGACAACGAATTGAGTGGAGGCCATGGCTTCAAAGAAATGGCTGAGGAGATGACAACTGTGTCCGGTGCATTTTTCATTGGCGATTTCATTCCTTCTCTCGACTGGCTCGACTTGCAAGGATTCCGTCGTCGCATGCTGGCCGTTCACAAAATATTTGACCGATTTGCTGAGAAAGTAATCGATGAGCACGTCCATCGTAGATTGGAAAAAGGAGAACACAACGAAGAAGATCGCGTTAAAGATATCGTAGACGTGATGCTCGACATGGCGGAGACGGAGGGCCAGACAATCTCACGTGTTGACATCAAAGCCATGATCTTG GATATGTTAATCGCGGGAATGGAAACATCGGTGACATTGGTAGAGTGGGCGGTGAGTGAGCTGCTGAGGAATCCTGCAACGTTGGCACGAGTGCAGCAAGAGATGGAATGCGCAGTGGGCAGAAATCGCAGAATAGAGGAGAGTGACGTTAAGAAGCTCGATTACTTGCGATGCGTGGTGAAAGAAACTTTTCGACTTCACCCGCCACTTCCTCTGCTCATTCCGCATGAGTCGATGGAAGGCTGCAGCATTGAAGGATATTTCATTCCGCCAAAGACACGGGTGTATGTGAATGTGTGGGCGATTGGAAGGGATGAAAACGTTTGGAAAGATGCTCATCAGTTTAAGCCCGAGCGATTCATAGGCAGCAATAAGGATGTGAGAGGTCAGGACTTCGATTTGCTGCCCTTCGGAGGGGGAAGAAGAGGGTGCCCTGGGATTACAATGGGTCTTTCTGTTAGTGAGTTGGCACTCGCTCAGCTGCTTCATTGCTTTGACTGGACTGTGGAGGGCGAGGTAGATATGACAGAAGGGTTTGGAATAACTGTTCCCATAAAAAATTCGCTGTTTGCCTGCCCTAAATGGAGGCTCGCTACAGAATATCCTGTTTGA